One region of Gigantopelta aegis isolate Gae_Host chromosome 7, Gae_host_genome, whole genome shotgun sequence genomic DNA includes:
- the LOC121377866 gene encoding luc7-like protein 3 — MDKTNTEPGTQTQSQEHRHRARNTDTEPGTQTQSQSQEHRHRARARNTETEPEPGTQTQSQEHIHRASNTDTEPGIQTQNQEHRHRARNTDTEPGTQTQSQEHKHRARNTDTEPEPGTQTQSQEHRHRARNTDTEPGTQTQSQEHTEPEPGTQTQSQSQEHRHRARNTDTEPARAQTQNQEHRHRHQGIQTQNQEHRHRARNTDTEPGTQTQSQEHRHRARNTDTEPEPGTQTQSQEHRHRARARNTDTEPGAQPGTPEKPQTQSQDTPDTDTFCHKIFETKYIT; from the coding sequence atggacaaaacaaacacagagcCAGGAACACAGACACAGAGCCAGGAACACAGACACAGAGCCAGGAACACAGACACAGAGCCAGGAACACAGACACAGAGCCAGAGCCAGGAACACAGACACAGAGCCAGAGCCAGGAACACAGAAACAGAGCCAGAGCCAGGAACACAGACACAGAGCCAGGAACACATACACAGAGCCAGTAACACAGACACAGAGCCAGGAATACAGACACAGAACCAGGAACACAGACACAGAGCCAGGAACACAGACACAGAGCCAGGAACACAGACACAGAGCCAGGAACACAAACACAGAGCCAGGAACACAGACACAGAGCCAGAGCCAGGAACACAGACACAGAGCCAGGAACACAGACACAGAGCCAGGAACACAGACACAGAGCCAGGAACACAGACACAGAGCCAGGAACACACAGAGCCAGAGCCAGGAACACAGACACAGAGCCAGAGCCAGGAACACAGACACAGAGCCAGGAACACAGACACAGAGCCAGCCAGAGCACAGACACAGAACCAggaacacagacacagacaccaGGGAATACAGACACAGAACCAGGAACACAGACACAGAGCCAGGAACACAGACACAGAGCCAGGAACACAGACACAGAGCCAGGAACACAGACACAGAGCCAGGAACACAGACACAGAGCCAGAGCCAGGAACACAGACACAGAGCCAGGAACACAGACACAGAGCCAGAGCCAGGAACACAGACACGGAGCCAGGAGCACAGCCAGGAACACCAGAGAAGCCACAGACACAGAGCCAGGACACACCAGACACAGATACATTTTGCCATAAGATCTTTGagacaaaatatataacttaa
- the LOC121377868 gene encoding BTB/POZ domain-containing protein 6-like: MTSQKQRKQTPRVGARALGVTEDWLSRRYLAETNLHMLGKNIVCDVTFRVGPTREIIQAHKFMLISRSHVFAAMFNGPFAETGEVYITDVDVNIFNLFLRFLYTDYINVNSDSVMHLLYLAKKYSTGKLEDMCLKFLETSLNANNSDDLQADEKEVFQAAFEWAKHQCENKHVAINTETLRTQLGDIVHQVRFPLLDRQFFVRTVNPSGLQTDKEQRRRVSMSIILHTEKSRQDKELI; the protein is encoded by the exons ATGACGTCACAAAAGCAGAGAAAACAGACCCCACGAGTGGGAGCACGAGCTTTAGGGGTGACTGAAGATTGGCTGAGTAGAAGATATCTAGCAGAAACCAACTTGCACATGCTGGGAAAAAATATTGTCTGTGACGTCACGTTCCGCGTGGGTCCCACAAGAGAGATAATTCAAGCTCACAAGTTCATGTTGATCAGTCGCAGTCACGTGTTTGCCGCCATGTTTAATGGTCCATTCGCTGAAACGGGAGAGGTGTATATCACGGATGTTGACGTCAACATTTTCAATCTGTTTCTCAG ATTTTTGTACACCGACTACATCAACGTGAACTCAGATAGCGTCATGCATCTGCTGTATCTGGCCAAAAAGTACAGCACGGGGAAACTGGAAGATATGTGTCTCAAATTTCTTGAAACATCCCTAAACGCCAACAAT TCTGATGATCTCCAGGCAGACGAGAAAGAAGTATTCCAGGCTGCCTTTGAGTGGGCCAAGCACCAGTGTGAGAACAAACACGTGGCCATCAATACGGAGACTTTACGAACACAACTTGGAGACATCGTTCATCAAGTCCGCTTCCCTCTTCTGGACAGACAGTTCTTTGTTCGGACTGTTAACCCGAGCGGCTTGCAGACGGACAAAGAACAGCGTAGGAGAGTGTCTATGAGTATCatattgcat ACTGAGAAATCAAGGCAAGACAAGGAACTAATCTGA